GATCGTCGCCGCGAAGACCGCGGTCGCCGCACCGATGATCGCCACGATGAACAAGGTCTGCGGAGCCGTCAGGAACACGGCATTCAAACGCACGATCATATAGACGCCCGCGGTGACCATCGTCGCCGCGTGGATCAACGCCGAAACGGGCGTCGGACCCGCCATCGCGTCCGGCAGCCAGACGTAGAGCGGAATCTGCGCCGACTTACCGGTCGCGCCGATGAAAAGGAACAGCGTTCCCAGCGTGATCGGGTTGATCCAGCTGGTCATCGGATCGGCGGGCATCGCCGCGTTCAGTTCGTAGAAGTTCAGCGTACCGAACTCCATGAACAGGATGAACATCCCGATCAGGAAGGCCGCATCACCGACACGGTTGGCGATGAAGGCTTTCATTCCCGCCGCGGCTTTTTTGTCGTCCGTGAACCAGTAACCGATCAGCAGGTACGAGCAAAGCCCGACCCCTTCCCAGCCGACGAACATCACCGGCAGGCTCGTTCCCAGAACTAGGATCAACATATTGAACAAGAAAAGGTTCAAATACGCGAAGTATTTGGTCACGCCCGCGTCGTGGCTCATGTAGCCGACCGAGAACAAATGGATCAAAGAGCCCACGCCCGTGATGACCAGAATCATCAGCGCGCTGACCTGATCGACCATAAACTCGGCTTTGATATTCAGGGTGCCGACATGAATCCAATCGAACAGATTCAGTACGATCTGGCGCGCGCCCTCTTCGCGGCCCTGCAGCTCGACGAACAGCAGGATCGCGGCGATAAAGGGGATCGCGGCCGCGGCCGTCGCGATGGAGCCCGAAAGGATCGCGGTGGGTTTGCGGTAACGAAGTCCGTTGATCAGGAATCCGACCAGCGGCGTGAACAACAAGATGGACATCAAGACGTCGGTGTTCATGCCTTAACCTTTCAAGTGCTCGAAGTAGCGGATGTTAACTTCTTTGAAACGTTTGAAGATCGCGACCGCGAGGGCCAATCCGACCGCCGCTTCCGCCGCGGCGATGGTCATCACGAAGAAGACCATCACTTGCGCTTCCAAAAGTCCCAAATAGCGGCTGAACGCGATGAAGCTGATATTCACGGCGTTCAACATCAATTCGATCGACATCAACAGAACCAGAACGTTCCGGCGCAGGAGGACACCCGCCAAACCGCACGAGAACAGCAGCGCGGACAAAACCAAGTAGTGGCCCAGTCCGATATCAAGGAAGAGATTACTTGCGGACATGCGTGCCTCCTTTGCTGCGCGCGAGCGCGACCGCGCCGACCGCGATCACCAGCAGCAAGACGCCCAGGGCTTCGAAACCGAAGATGTACTGCGTGAACAACAGCTGCCCCAGATCGCGAGTGGAATCGGCCAGCACCGGCAATTCACGCGGTGCTTGCGACTGCATGGTCAATGCGACCGCGCCCACCACAAGACCCGCAAAAGCGCCGACCGAGACCAGCTTCATCGCGCCGGTGAAGGCGCCACGGGTGAAAGCTCTCAGCTCTTGTTTCAAGTCGAAGAGCATCAGGACCATGACGAACAAAACCATCACGGCGCCCGCGTAGACGATCAGCTGAACCCCGGCCACGAAGTAAGCGCCCAGGGTTACGAAGATCGCCGCGATGCCGACCATCGACATGACCAGCGAAAGGGCCGAATAGATCGGATTCGAAAGCAGAATCACGCCCAGAGCCGCGCCCAGCGTGATCAAGGAAAGAAACCAAAAAATAAATACGTCGGGTGTCACTTCAAATCTCCCTTACCAGCCACGCGCGATCAGGATCACGACCGCCGTCAACATCGTGTTGAACAGCGCCCAGGGCAGCATTGTTTTCCAACCGAGATCCATCAGTTGGTCGTAGCGGAAACGCGGCAACGTCCAGCGCACGTGGATAAAGATCCACAAGAAGACGGCCACTTTCGCGAAGAAAACTCCGACGTGCACGAGCGCCGTCACGACACTCGCCGCGCCCGCGGTCCCCATCACTCCCAGGAAGAAGTTGTAGACCTCATCCGGGCTCACGTAGGGAATCTGGTAACCGCCGAAGAAGAACGTCGCCATCAGGCCCGAAGCGACCAGCATGTGCCCGTACTCGCCGATGAAGAACATCAGCATCTTGAAACCGCCGTATTCCGTATGGAATCCGGCGACCAGCTCGGCCTCGCCCTCGGGCAAGTCGAAGGGAATCCGGTTCGACTCGGCGAAGGTCGCCGAGAAAAACAGAATCGCCGCGAGCGGTTGATAGAAAATCCCCCAGTTCGGCAGCAGATTCGATTCAATCGTATGACCGAAAGCCACGAAGGACAGCGGCCCGATCTGTTGGTTCACCATGTCGGTCAAGTTGAAGGAGCCGTAGGTCAGGATCATGCCGACGATCGACAAGCCCAACGCGAGTTCGTACGAGATGATCTGCGATGACCCGCGAAGCGCGCCGAGCATCGCGTATTTGTTGGCCGAGCCCCAGCCCGCCATCAGGATCGTGTACGCCGCGAGCGACGAAACACCCAGGATGTAGACGATGCCGACATTCACGTCGAAACCTTGCATCGCGATCGTGTAGGGTCCCCAAGTCGATCCGAACGCCTCGAAAGCTTCGAACTGCATGGGCGTTCCCAGCGGCAGCGCGCAGAACGCGAGCGTCGCGGGAATCAAAGCCGAAACGGGGGCCGCGTAGTAAAGCAGCGCGACGCCTTTTTTCGGAACGAAGTTTTCTTTGAAAAGGAACTTCACGGCATCCGCCAGAAGCTGCACCAGCCCCAAAGGTCCGACACGGTTCGGGCCTAGACGGTTTTGAATGAACGCCGAACCCCGGCGCTCCAGCCAGACGAGAATCGGCACCGCCTGAACCATGATCAGGAAGATGACGATCAGTTTGACCGCATTAATGACGATTTCGACGATGTCCTGACCCATGGATTATTCCCACTCCAGCGCTTTGGATTTGATCTCCCAGAACAGACCGAAGACGAAAATGGCCACGAAGATCGCCATCGCCACGAAGCTGTAAAGGCCCAACGAGCTTCCGATGAAATCACGGAAGGTCAGAGCCCAGGGGTACATGAAGATGATTTCAATATCGAAAATGATGAAAAGGATCGCGGTCAGATAGAACTTCACCGAAAGCTTCGAGTCCTTCTTTTCTTGGACCGGAATTCCGCACTCGTAAGATTCGAACTTCACCGGGTCGGCCGACGCGGGTCCGCCAAGTTTAGCTGCAAGCCAAAGGAGAAAGACACCGAAAATCATGATGAAGATCGCAAGAAAGATGACACCGCCCAAAGGCACGGTAACCCCCCAAGTTGGATTGACGACGCGGACTGCGAAACGCCACAAGCATAGCCAGAAGACTTGGGTTTTCCAAGAGATTACGGCAGAATAAGCGGATGCCTTTTTCGACCCTGCAGCCCCACTTCGAACGAATTTTGGAGCGTGAGTGGAGCCGGGGAAAAACCCAACTCCAAATTTCAGGCACGACTTCGGCGACCTTGATGGGAATGCTTCTTTCGCAAGCAGACTCGCCCGATTTTCAGGCGGCGCCACACCTGGTCATCGTCCCTTCCGACAGCGAAGCGACGCAATTGGCGCAAGGAATCAAGTTCTTCTCGCCCGCACGCGAAGCCTACATCTTGGGCTCGTTCGACGTCTCACCCTACTCCGGGTTGTATCCGAAACGTGAAACTCTTGCGAATCGGTCCCGGTTTTTATTCAAGGCTCAACACGCCAAACCCGGCGAGATCTTCATCGCAACGCTGGAAGGTCTGTTGCAGAAGACCGTGCCCGCGCAAATTTTTAAACGTCACTGCTTCCGCTTTCGTAAAGGCGACTCGATTCCCGAAGGCTTCACGCAGATTCTGCACAAGCTCGGTTATCTGCCGTCACCGATGGTGGAAGACATCGGGAATTTTTCCGCACGCGGCGGAATCATGGATCTGTATTCACCCGCGCACGAATTGCCCGTACGTATGGAGCTCTTCGGTGACGAGATCGAATCCTTGCGCTTTTTCGATCCCGAAGGGCAACGCTCTAGCCAAGACATCAACGCCTTCGATCTGATCCCCGCGCGCGAGATCATGTGGGACGACTCGCGAATGGATGCCTTGGTCCAAGGATTCCGCGAAAGCGTCCAGGGCCGCGAGATCGATCAAATCGAGTACGAGGAAAATCTGCGCGCGCTTTCGCGTGAAGCGGACTTCAACGGCATCGATTTTTTGGTTCCCCTCTTCCACGGAAAATTGGAATCTCCGCTGGAGCACTTCGCCGGCGGCATGAACGTCTGGCTTCTGGATCAGCTCGAGATCGCGCGACGCGCGGATCTTCTATGGGAAGACATCAAGAACGACTATGCGACCTCAGAGAAGAATCTGATTCGCCTGGCGCCCGAACTTTATTGGAGTAAATGGGACGAACTCGAATGGCTCGAGGCTCACCGGATGTCGATGAACGGCATCCAAACGCAGGATCTGACCTCAACCGGGCCGAAAGCCGATCAAGCCCATATCGAATACCCGACGATGGGTATTGGCGAGCTGGCTCAGCCGCTTTCAGCGCAGAAAGCCGGAAGCCAAGCCAGGAGCGACATTCTACAACGAAAGTTCACGCAGTGGCGCGCCGACGGCTACGTCATTTTCGTTTCGGTCCGCAATCAAGCACAGGCGGAGCGACTGCGCGTGATGCTGAATACGGACGTTTGGAAATCCGAGATCGTCGCCGAAAATGCCGCCGACTGGGGCGCTTGGCACGAACAACAGCAAAACGATCCGAAACTTCTGCATTTCATTCCGCGACTTGCGCCGGAATCGCAGCGTATTCCCGACGACAAAGTCATCGTCATTCGCGACGAAGATCTGCTCGGTAAAAAAACGCGGATGCGCTCCACCAGCGCCCAGCAGGATTTCACCGACGCCGCAAAACGCCTCAACTTCGGGGACCTCAAACCCGGCGACGCGATCGTGCACATTCAGCATGGCATCGGGATCTATGACGGCCTGAAGGTGATGTCGATCGGCGGTGCCGACAGCGAGTTCATCCAGATCTCGTACAAAGACAAAGATAAGCTCTACCTGCCGGTTTACCGCGTGGGTCAGCTGCAGAAGTTCTCGGGCCATGCCGCAAACGTCGCGCTGGATCGTTTGGGCACCGGCACGTTCGAAAAGACCAAAGGGAAAGTTAAAAACGCGCTTCGCGATTTGGCGCTGGATCTTTTGAAGCTCTATGCCGAACGCAACCAAACGCAACGGCCGCCTTTCCCGCTGAACAATCAGGACTTCCAGGCGTTCGAAACCGCATTCCCCTACGAAGAGACGAACGATCAGCTGCGCGCCATTGGCGACATCGTCGACGACTTCGAGGGCACGAAGCCGATGGATCGTTTGATCTGCGGTGACGTCGGCTTCGGAAAAACCGAAGTCGCCATGCGTGCGGCGTTCATCGCGGCGAACGCGGGACTTCAGGTCGCGGTGCTCGCGCCCACCACCGTTTTGACTTTCCAGCACTTTGAAACCTTCAAGAAACGTTTCAAGGATTGGCCCCTGCAGATCCGCGCGCTGAACCGCTTCGTACCCACCAGCGAAGCCAAAAAGACCCTGACCGACTTAAAAGAAGGTCGCGTCGACATTTTGATCGGCACGCACCGGCTGCTTTCAAAAGACGTGGAATTCAAACGTTTGGGTCTACTTGTCGTCGACGAAGAACAAAAATTCGGCGTCGCCCACAAAGAAAAGATCCGCAAAATGAAACTCAACGTCGACACCATCGCGATGTCGGCGACCCCTATCCCGCGCACCCTCAATATGAGCCTGGCGGGCATTCGCGATCTCAGCCTGATCAACACCGCGCCCGTCGACCGGCTGCCCACGCGGACCTTCATCACGAAGTGGGACCGCGAAACGATACGTAAGGCCATCTATTCGGAAGTGCAGCGCGGAGGCCAGGTTTACTTCATCCACAACCGCGTGCAGTCGATTTACCAAGTGGTCGACGAACTGCGCGAGCTGATTCCCGATCTGCGCATCAAGGTCGGCCACGGACAAATGGAAGAGCACGAGCTGGAAAAAACCATGGTCGCGTTCTTCAATCACGAGATCGACGTACTCGTCTGCACCACGATCGTGGAGTCGGGAATGGACGTTCCCCGCGCGAACACGATGTTCATCGATCAAGCGCATACGCTGGGCCTGAGTCAGCTGTATCAGCTACGGGGACGGGTGGGCCGTTCCAAACAACGCGCCTACTGTTATCTGCTGCTGCCGAAAAGCCGCGTGCTGGACAAAACCGCGCAAGAGCGCTTGAAGGTCATCCAGGAAAACTCCGCGCTCGGTAGCGGAATCCGGATCGCGCAGTACGATCTCGAGCTACGTGGCGCCGGGAATATCTTGGGCGAAGAGCAGTCCGGCCACATCGATTCCGTGGGCTACGAGCTTTACATGGATCTGTTGAACGAAGCCGTCAGCGAGGCGCGAGGCGAGAAAATCGACCGGGACAACATCGATCCCGAAATCAATCTGCGGATCCCCGCGATGATCCCGGAATCTTACATCGGCGATATCCGTATCCGCCTTTCGTATTATAAAGCGCTGTCTGAAATCAAAAACGCGGACGAGCTCGACGCCATCGAAGCCGAGTTGAAAGATCAGTTCGGCGCGCTGCCCGAACCCACGGTGAATTTGATGGGCTTGATGCTGATTCGCGCGAAATGCCGCGAGTTGGGAATCCGCGATCTCTCGGCCGGACCGAAAAATCTGTCGCTGCTTTTCTCGGAGCGCACGCTGGTGAAGCCCGAAGTCGTCATCAAACTCGCGATGAAAGAAAACAAGAAGTACGCCGTGACGCCGGATAATCGTCTGAACATCCGGATGAATGAAATCACTTGGCCCAGAGCTTACGAAGAACTCGTGCAGCTCGAGAAGCTCGCGACTTGACGGTCAGTATTCCAGGCGCAGGCCGACGCCCCAATTGAAGTCGCTCGCGAAGACGGGATCCGCGCTATCCGCCGTATCCCCGTATTGTTGAACAAAAACATCGATGTAGGTGTTATTCAAACCGCTGACGTTCAGCGATTCCAGAGCGGCGGCCGGATCCAACCAATTCAGCTGGATCAACATTCCCGCCCCGAAACCAAAAGCGAAAGCCGTCGTGCGGTTGAAGCTCAAAGTCGCGCCCGTTTCGTGGATGCCCCACATCTGCATCTGGGTCGCCACGTAAGGAACGATGTAGGGCTCTTTGAAAAGCGTCTCGAGATAGGCCGCGAATCTCACACCGTACTTTTCCACATCGAGATTGATGTTCTCGCCGGTGCGATTGCTTTTCAGTCCGCCCTTTCCGTAGAAGGGCGCAATTTCCAATCCCAGGAACGGCATATTGAATTTGTAGCCCAACGAAATTCCGACAAGCGGAATATCCTCTTGGTTGTAGACGCCTTTGTAAGACGCATCCACGGTCGTCGGATCCGCCACGACGGGTGAGAAGTATCCCGTCGGCGCGAAGTTTTCATATTGGACGTTGGCGGTGAACTGATGCCGGGGCCGGCGATCGCGATAAGGCACCGACACTTCAATCGGATAATCGATTTGGATCTTCCCATCCGAAGGTGCGTTCGGATCGGCCGCGTTCGTGGCGGCATTCCCCCACATCGGCGCGCAAATCAAGATGGCGAGCAGTATCCCTCGAAGGTCCATTTTCAGTCTTGGTTTCCTTTTCCTGGAAGCAGTTTCCAGGGAAGTCGTTAAGCTTATCCTTATGACCGATGATACACGCTCATGCCGACGCCGACTCGCTCGCGCGTTAATTCTGGTCCTCGCGCTGGTCGCGGGCGGCAGCGGCATGTCTTCGGTCCAGGCCCAAACGCCGGAGGCCCCGGCGAAAGACGAGCCACAGGCGAGCCAACGAGCCGCTGAGTCCTCCCTCGAGGACCTCAAACCCAAGCTCGGCCAATTCTTCATCTTCGGCCTACCGGGCCCGGATCTAAGCGAAGCCACACGCAAACACATTCTGGAAACCCGCGCGACCGCATTCATTCTGTTCCGCCGCAATCTGAAATCGAACAAACAGGTCACCGAACTCACGCGCGGTTTGCACAAACTCAGCGAGGAGATCAACGGCCAACCGGCCTTGATCGGCCTTGATCAAGAGGGCGGGCGCGTGATCCGCATCCCCTTCGAGCCGCCGCTTCCCAGCGCGTACGCGTTGGGGCAAACACGCGATCCCGAAACGATCGAAACCATCAGCTTCCAAGTCGGCCGGGCCCTCCGTCAGCTCGGCTTCAACGTGAATTTCGCACCCGTCTTAGATCTCGGCACCGACACGCAGTACTCGTTCTTAGGTCAGCGCGCGTTTTCCAACGACCCTGTGTGGGCTTCGGATTTCGGCGTCGCCTACGCTCGCGGGCACGTTCGCGCGCGCGTTCTGCCCGTCGCCAAACACTTCCCCGGCATCGGTCCCATTCCCAACGATCCCCATTTGAGCCTGGTGCGCCGGCCGGTTTCGATGGAAGAGCTCCGTACGCGCGACCTCGTCCCCTTCGAAAACTTCGCGCGGATCGCCGACAGCGGCATCATGATCTCGCACTTGATCTACCCGAAGATCGATCCGCATTTACCCGGAACATTTTCGAAAGCGATCGTCGAAGATCTGCTGCAAACTCAGCTGGAGTATAAAGGCCTCGTCGTCACCGACGATCTGATGATGGAAGGCGCGAAGGCCTCAAAGGATTTCGAGAACGATATCGTCAAAGCCTTCCAAGCCGGTGCGGACCTCTTGATGATCACATGGTCCGGCGCACGCCAGAAGCAGGCCGTAAACGCACTGGCGAAAGCGCTCCAGGACGGACGTATCAAGCGCGAGACGGTCATCGCGCGACTCGCGAAAATGGAAAGAATCCGCGCCAAAGTGAAGATGGATCGTGAGCCCTTCGCTTTGGATGACCGCCAGCTCCTCGTCTACAACTTCAAACCTTACGAAAAAGTGATCGACCAGGCCTTCCGTAAGTCACTCAGCGAGGCCGGCCGCGCTCTCATCTTCGCGCCGGCGGAAAAAATGCTCGTCCTGCGTGATCAAGCGCGGATTCTCGAAAGCTTGGCCCAACTGCGCGGACCCGCCACCGTTCGTCCGCCTGCGCAGATCCAGCAAGGAAACCTCGCGCAGATTCGAGCCCACCTGGAAGCCGCACCGGACGAATCAACTTGGGTTCTTTTCGTGCGTCACCGCGCGGAAGCCGAAATCGCGAATGCGATTCCCGTCAAACTCCGCAAACAGATTTTACTAGTGAATTTATGGCGCCCCGACGCGAAGGTCGGAGCGTTTCCGAATCAGGTGGGGCTTTTTATGTCCCATCCGAAGGCCAACCAGCTGTTGGCCGCATGGATTAACGAGCGGGTGCTGCAATCTCGAGTTCAGCCTTCAGACGGCCGATCTCGTTTTGGACAACTTCCCAGTCGCCTTCTTCGAGAGTTTCCGTCATCAGACGTGTCTCGAGCTGTTTCAATTGATCCTGGTCCGCTTTCACGTTGACCTGGTCAGACGTCACCGCGTTTTCCGCGAGGACGCTCACGCCACGATCCGAAATCTGGCAGTAACCCCAGCTGATCGCGTAGCGACCGGTGTCCCCGTTCGCCAGACGATACGTCAGAGTTCCCGGCTTCAGCGTCGTCATCAGGGGCGAGTGACCCGGCAAGATATTCAGTTCGCCACGCTCTGCGGGCAAAGTGATCTCGGCCAAGTCTTGATCGACCACGATCTTCGCTTCGGGTGTCACGAAATCGAGTTTAAACATTCAAATCACCTTTACTTGATGCACTTCAAACCGGGCCCGCCACGCGCGAGCCCGTTCGATTACATCAGTTTCTTCGCCTTTTCGACTGCTTCTTCGATGGTACCGACCATGTAGAAAGCCTGTTCGGGCAAAGCATCATGTTTACCGTCGAGGATTTCCTGGAAGCCCTTCACGGTGTCTTTGATGTCGACGTAGCGACCTTCCAGACCGGTGAACTGT
Above is a genomic segment from Pseudobdellovibrionaceae bacterium containing:
- the nuoK gene encoding NADH-quinone oxidoreductase subunit NuoK, translated to MSASNLFLDIGLGHYLVLSALLFSCGLAGVLLRRNVLVLLMSIELMLNAVNISFIAFSRYLGLLEAQVMVFFVMTIAAAEAAVGLALAVAIFKRFKEVNIRYFEHLKG
- a CDS encoding NADH-quinone oxidoreductase subunit J yields the protein MTPDVFIFWFLSLITLGAALGVILLSNPIYSALSLVMSMVGIAAIFVTLGAYFVAGVQLIVYAGAVMVLFVMVLMLFDLKQELRAFTRGAFTGAMKLVSVGAFAGLVVGAVALTMQSQAPRELPVLADSTRDLGQLLFTQYIFGFEALGVLLLVIAVGAVALARSKGGTHVRK
- a CDS encoding NADH-quinone oxidoreductase subunit H; amino-acid sequence: MGQDIVEIVINAVKLIVIFLIMVQAVPILVWLERRGSAFIQNRLGPNRVGPLGLVQLLADAVKFLFKENFVPKKGVALLYYAAPVSALIPATLAFCALPLGTPMQFEAFEAFGSTWGPYTIAMQGFDVNVGIVYILGVSSLAAYTILMAGWGSANKYAMLGALRGSSQIISYELALGLSIVGMILTYGSFNLTDMVNQQIGPLSFVAFGHTIESNLLPNWGIFYQPLAAILFFSATFAESNRIPFDLPEGEAELVAGFHTEYGGFKMLMFFIGEYGHMLVASGLMATFFFGGYQIPYVSPDEVYNFFLGVMGTAGAASVVTALVHVGVFFAKVAVFLWIFIHVRWTLPRFRYDQLMDLGWKTMLPWALFNTMLTAVVILIARGW
- a CDS encoding NADH-quinone oxidoreductase subunit A, which codes for MIFGVFLLWLAAKLGGPASADPVKFESYECGIPVQEKKDSKLSVKFYLTAILFIIFDIEIIFMYPWALTFRDFIGSSLGLYSFVAMAIFVAIFVFGLFWEIKSKALEWE
- the mfd gene encoding transcription-repair coupling factor codes for the protein MPFSTLQPHFERILEREWSRGKTQLQISGTTSATLMGMLLSQADSPDFQAAPHLVIVPSDSEATQLAQGIKFFSPAREAYILGSFDVSPYSGLYPKRETLANRSRFLFKAQHAKPGEIFIATLEGLLQKTVPAQIFKRHCFRFRKGDSIPEGFTQILHKLGYLPSPMVEDIGNFSARGGIMDLYSPAHELPVRMELFGDEIESLRFFDPEGQRSSQDINAFDLIPAREIMWDDSRMDALVQGFRESVQGREIDQIEYEENLRALSREADFNGIDFLVPLFHGKLESPLEHFAGGMNVWLLDQLEIARRADLLWEDIKNDYATSEKNLIRLAPELYWSKWDELEWLEAHRMSMNGIQTQDLTSTGPKADQAHIEYPTMGIGELAQPLSAQKAGSQARSDILQRKFTQWRADGYVIFVSVRNQAQAERLRVMLNTDVWKSEIVAENAADWGAWHEQQQNDPKLLHFIPRLAPESQRIPDDKVIVIRDEDLLGKKTRMRSTSAQQDFTDAAKRLNFGDLKPGDAIVHIQHGIGIYDGLKVMSIGGADSEFIQISYKDKDKLYLPVYRVGQLQKFSGHAANVALDRLGTGTFEKTKGKVKNALRDLALDLLKLYAERNQTQRPPFPLNNQDFQAFETAFPYEETNDQLRAIGDIVDDFEGTKPMDRLICGDVGFGKTEVAMRAAFIAANAGLQVAVLAPTTVLTFQHFETFKKRFKDWPLQIRALNRFVPTSEAKKTLTDLKEGRVDILIGTHRLLSKDVEFKRLGLLVVDEEQKFGVAHKEKIRKMKLNVDTIAMSATPIPRTLNMSLAGIRDLSLINTAPVDRLPTRTFITKWDRETIRKAIYSEVQRGGQVYFIHNRVQSIYQVVDELRELIPDLRIKVGHGQMEEHELEKTMVAFFNHEIDVLVCTTIVESGMDVPRANTMFIDQAHTLGLSQLYQLRGRVGRSKQRAYCYLLLPKSRVLDKTAQERLKVIQENSALGSGIRIAQYDLELRGAGNILGEEQSGHIDSVGYELYMDLLNEAVSEARGEKIDRDNIDPEINLRIPAMIPESYIGDIRIRLSYYKALSEIKNADELDAIEAELKDQFGALPEPTVNLMGLMLIRAKCRELGIRDLSAGPKNLSLLFSERTLVKPEVVIKLAMKENKKYAVTPDNRLNIRMNEITWPRAYEELVQLEKLAT
- a CDS encoding glycoside hydrolase family 3 protein — translated: MTDDTRSCRRRLARALILVLALVAGGSGMSSVQAQTPEAPAKDEPQASQRAAESSLEDLKPKLGQFFIFGLPGPDLSEATRKHILETRATAFILFRRNLKSNKQVTELTRGLHKLSEEINGQPALIGLDQEGGRVIRIPFEPPLPSAYALGQTRDPETIETISFQVGRALRQLGFNVNFAPVLDLGTDTQYSFLGQRAFSNDPVWASDFGVAYARGHVRARVLPVAKHFPGIGPIPNDPHLSLVRRPVSMEELRTRDLVPFENFARIADSGIMISHLIYPKIDPHLPGTFSKAIVEDLLQTQLEYKGLVVTDDLMMEGAKASKDFENDIVKAFQAGADLLMITWSGARQKQAVNALAKALQDGRIKRETVIARLAKMERIRAKVKMDREPFALDDRQLLVYNFKPYEKVIDQAFRKSLSEAGRALIFAPAEKMLVLRDQARILESLAQLRGPATVRPPAQIQQGNLAQIRAHLEAAPDESTWVLFVRHRAEAEIANAIPVKLRKQILLVNLWRPDAKVGAFPNQVGLFMSHPKANQLLAAWINERVLQSRVQPSDGRSRFGQLPSRLLREFPSSDVSRAVSIDPGPLSR